Proteins from a genomic interval of Diceros bicornis minor isolate mBicDic1 chromosome 34, mDicBic1.mat.cur, whole genome shotgun sequence:
- the ZNF577 gene encoding zinc finger protein 577, producing MTKAQESLSFEDVAVGFTWEEWQLLDPSQKDLYMDVMLENYSNLLSVGYQATKPDSLFHLEQGEPPWIVEGAAHSQTCPEEIWEIDHMQWHPENQNEIKTLERCQQSYALGNNFDVCKTLIPLKQRHNKFGSHCKSLKSHLGFVVQNGRYAGKDSDEFSRYGKSSLYIQHDKSLTEIKYHGCVKPSSTKSQLNDHQKAYPGKKPHECNECGKAFSRKAQLVRHQRTERGEKPHGCNECGKTFMRKIQLTEHQRTHTGEKPHECNECGKAFSRKSQLMVHQRTHTGEKPYGCSECGKAFSRKCRLNRHQRSHTGEKLYGCSVCGKAFSQKAYLIAHQRLHTGEKPYECSECGRTFFFKSDLTKHQRIHTGEKPYECSECEKAFRSKSKLIQHQRTHTGERPYACSECGKAFAHMSVLIKHKKTHSREKAINSLKVEKPSSGSHGSLYMSELVGEQNSKNTVPVEMSSLGTQPLLNISELLGGRNVVIVEQPFPRSQTSVDNRDFAQGISLANAVNVTTPSVINYVLYVTDIV from the exons ATGACCAAGGCCCAG GAATCATTATCATTTGAGGATGTGGCTGTGGGCTTCACCTGGGAGGAGTGGCAGCTCCTGGATCCGTCTCAGAAGGACCTGTACATGGATGTAATGTTGGAGAACTACAGCAACCTGCTGTCAGTAG GATATCAAGCTACCAAACCAGATTCACTCTTCCATTTGGAGCAAGGAGAACCACCATGGATAGTAGAGGGAGCAGCCCATAGTCAAACCTGTCCAG AAGAAATATGGGAGATTGACCATATGCAGTGGCACCCAGAAAACCAAAACGAGATTAAAACTTTGGAAAGATGTCAGCAGAGTTATGCACTTGGAAATAATTTTGATGTATGCAAAACTCTTATTCCTTTAAAACAAAGGCACAATAAATTTGGCTCACATTGTAAAAGTTTGAAATCACATTTAGGTTTTGTAGTCCAGAATGGAAGATATGCAGGAAAGGATTCTGATGAGTTTAGTAGATATGGGAAATCATCTCTCTACATCCAGCATGATAAATCTCTTACTGAAATTAAATACCATGGGTGTGTTAAACCCAGTAGCACTAAATCACAGCTCAATGACCATCAAAAAGCTTATCCAGGAAAGAAACCACATGAATGCAATGAGTGCGGGAAAGCCTTCTCCAGGAAGGCACAGCTTGTTAGACATCAGAGAACTGAAAGAGGAGAGAAACCCCACGGttgcaatgaatgtgggaaaacaTTCATGAGGAAGATTCAGCTCACCGAACATCAAAGaactcacacaggagagaaaccccacgaatgtaatgaatgtggaaaagccttttccagaaagtcacAGCTTATGGTACATCAGAGaactcacacaggagagaaaccctatggatgcagtgaatgtggaaaagccttcagcCGGAAGTGCCGGCTCAATAGACATCAGCGatctcatactggagagaaactttATGGATGCAGTGTGTGTGGGAAAGCCTTTTCCCAGAAGGCATACCTCATTGCACATCAGAGActtcacacaggagagaaaccttatgaatgcagTGAATGTGGAAGAACCTTCTTTTTTAAGTCAGACCTGACCaagcatcagagaattcatacaggagagaaaccttatgaatgcagTGAGTGTGAAAAAGCCTTCAGAAGCAAATCGAAGCTCATTCAGCATCAGCGAACTCATACAGGAGAGAGACCATATGCGTGCAGTGAATGTGGCAAAGCCTTTGCCCACATGTCAGTCCTCATTAAACATAAGAAAACTCATTCAAGAGAGAAAGCTATAAACTCACTGAAGGTGGAGAAACCTTCCTCAGGGAGTCATGGCTCTTTATACATGAGTGAACTTGTAGGGGAGCAAAACTCTAAGAACACAGTGCCTGTGgaaatgtcttctttgggaactCAGCCCTTATTAAACATCAGTGAGCTCCTAGGGGGTAGAAATGTAGTGATTGTGGAACAGCCTTTTCCAAGGAGTCAGACTTCAGTAGATAATCGGGATTTTGCACAGGGAATAAGCCTTGCAAATGCAGTGAATGTGACAACACCTTCAGTAATAAATTATGTCTTATATGTTACGGATATTGTGTAG